From a region of the Salminus brasiliensis chromosome 4, fSalBra1.hap2, whole genome shotgun sequence genome:
- the morn4 gene encoding MORN repeat-containing protein 4 yields the protein MTLTRGSFTYSTGEEYSGEWKEGKRHGVGQLKFSDGTCYKGHFENGLFHGCGVLVFPDGSRYEGEFAQGKFQGVGVFSRFDGMKFEGEFKNGRVEGHGLLTFPDGSHGIPRNEGVFSNNKLLKREKSQAVVQRARSSASTARSLSV from the exons ATGACACTGACGAGGGGCTCCTTTACTTATTCGACTGGAGAAGAGTACAGTGGGGAATGGAAGGAAG GGAAGAGACACGGTGTAGGGCAGCTGAAGTTCTCTGATGGTACCTGCTATAAGGGCCACTTTGAGAACGGCCTTTTCCACGGCTGTGGGGTGCTAGTGTTTCCTGATGGGTCCAG GTATGAGGGGGAATTTGCCCAAGGAAAATTCCAAGGTGTTGGAGTCTTCAGCAGGTTCGATGGGATGAAGTTTGAAGGGGAATTCAAAAATGGCCGTGTGGAAGGACATG GGTTACTGACATTTCCGGATGGTTCCCATGGCATTCCACGCAATGAGGGGGTCTTTTCCAacaacaagctgctgaaacggGAAAAGAGCCAGGCAGTGGTGCAGAGGGCCCGGAGCTCCGCCTCCACTGCCCGCAGCCTCTCTGTATGA